CCCAGGAGCGCCGGGCAGCACGGAAAGGGCATTCTCAAAACCGAAGCAGAGAGCTTCCAAGAGGCTCAGAAGTAGCGCTCGGCGTGCCAGCCCGTTGGTGACGCTGCTCCCAAGCAGCTAGGTGGGTACAAACACATGAATCGTAGCTGCGGGCGGAGGAATATCAGGTGCATCTCTACGCCCCGAGGGCTCGACTCCTACACTTAAACCCCTCCCACTGGAACAGCCGGCTCCAGTTTCAGCGGCGAGCGAGCGTGAGAACAGGCCCTGCTCTCGGCGCGTCGGCACGGCTCCTGACCAGCCGCTCCCAGCACTGCCCGGCTCCGGTAAGTGCCCATTTCTTCTCAAATTCAGCTTTCCTTTCTAAGCCGCTCTCACAGTGTCTCTGGAACTAACCATGCGGCTCAGGGAGCCACCTGCCCGGTGCCGGCTCTGCCTTTCTATTCTCTGCGGATTACTCAGGGCCCAGCAGGTGCATCGCTGGAAAGGAGACCATTATTACAAAACTTTTAATAAGGCTTACACTTTATTCTAAGAGTCCGAACAAGTTTATTTAGAAAGTAAGTCCTCATTTCTACATAAGATTTAAACTAAAactcaaatatatgtaaatgcttCTCTGTTccttaccttaaaaataaactacaataaatctcaacataaaaatcaatatatatatatatgtatatatatatatacacaaatgtaagcatgtatctgtgtgtgtttaGACAATTGCTGAATTTACAGCCTAATTTTAAAACCTCTTCAAGTTTAAAATAAGTACTATTTTGACATATGCTTACcagacaaaaagaacaaaacttcaCCAAAGAGGATCCCTAAATATACGAAaaggagggattttttttctccttataaagTTTCTCATAAACCAGCTCTCAGAACAATTATGGAGCAAATGGCCAGGTCTAACCAAAGTCAGACTTCATTTAAGCAAAATTTGTCtacatttcttatctttattttgcaTTAACAAACTCCTTCCAATGCTTTAACCTAGTGTTTTTACGGGTAAAGGAGGCGGGCACATGGAGGGGCACTGGCTCTGGGGACCGGCTGTCCAGCGTTAAAGCTGGGTACGTTACTGGTAAGGGCGGATGTCTGTTAAGTCAAGATCTCCGGCCGAAACTCAAAAGAGCCCTGATTATTTTTCCAGATCCATTCTTCCCGACTACATTCTAGCAAACTCTTTCTCCCTAGGTCATGGTTGTCCTGAAGTTTATCCTTGATTTTAAAGAGCGAAGAGTCTGGGAGGGAGTGGCGGTTAATCACTGGAAAAGCTCAATTGGAGTAAAACTCACAAATCTTGTTCTTGCGACACTACCAGTGGGTAGGCGACAATGGCGTGTCCTTGGGTTATGCAATAACGCCACATCACAATATTGTAATTATAGCATGCCCTTCAAAGCGATCTGCCTGACAAGGCTCCCTGCCAGGCGGCCGGGCAGCACCCAAGGGACCATTACAGCCTGATTTCAGTGCACAGGTTAACATGTGTGACAGGCATAGTTATCGGCCGGGCACAGCAATGTCCTATAAAGCTGAGCCCTAATTACCTCTCTTGTGTCCTAtcaaagttcaaaaaaaaaaaaaatctttctcttgtctgttttttatatttttaacttcttagaAACTTTTCAAACGTACCAGCCACTATCACCCTAACAACTGGCAAACACGTTCACTGTCCACACTTAGAACCCTATCGAGAGACAGGGCATTGGCAATTTAGTACTTCAAAGACAAGCACACAAACCCTGGCCAACCAAAACCACAGGCTGCTCGTAGCGCCATGTGGCCAGCTCGGCCCGGAGGGCCTGCGAGCAGGGGCCCCGACGGGGAGCAAGGCGGTGGCCAGAGCCGGCCCGCGGCACCTTCCAAGGCAAAGAAGTACATCAGCTCGACACAACAAAAgggacatttttaaatagaaaaacttcTGAAGGCTCACGCCGGGCCTTGTGTGTGGCTTTACGTCACCACCCCCACAGTCTCTCCCCGTCAGTGTGGACACTGTGTGCACCGGCCGTGCGGTCGAGAGGATTCAGAGAGGGAGGTGGCAGAGGACAGACCGCATCCCAGAGACCGCGCCTCTGGCCCTGACTGGAGGGCAGGTGCGTGAGGAGGCAGCTCCCAGCACTTCCTGCTGGTTGAGGGTAAACGTTCAGAACCAGGCTCACAACTGAGCTTCAGAAGGGGCTAGCACTGCAGCTCTCTAAGGAAAGTCCAGTCGAAGGGGTCCGGCATTGCAAGCAGCCCCCCAGCTACGAAGTGAGAAAGACACGTCACCCCAGGGAAAGCTTTCGGGAAACCCCCCTCAGCACACTCAGAACCCCTCACCTCCTAATGCAAATCCAAACTTAACTACAAACAGTTAAAGCTCTGGATTGTGCTGTTTTGGCAACAATACCCTTTTTCGGAATATTTAACGCCAGCAGTTGCCAGCAGCACCAAGCCCAGCGGATAGAACCTGGCCTGGCAGAGCCGTTCACAATCGGCGTCCCTACAGGGGGCAGGCCCGATGAGGTCCCGGGCGGTCAGGTGAGGCTCCTGCATCCCGGTGCGCCTCGCGCGGCGGAGCCCTCAGCCTGACCTCATTCCACAGGCTGTCTCCTCTGGAAGCTTACAACCCCCTCAGTTTTATCCCACTTATTTCTCTGACATTACTGCGTTTTTATGGCCAAGTGAACACACCTGTCTCCGTCAGACTTAATTAGCAAATTGTACAACCCTGAGAGGTCAGTTTACTCAAAGTCAGGGACACAGCCGCACCTGTGACTCCATTGCAGGCTTCCCTTCCCACAGGTCAGCCCCGGAATGATCCCCAGAGAACCTGGGCACCGGCATGATCCCCAGAGAACCTGTTTACTGTCCTGGTATGCTAactgaacaaagaacaaaaattcagACCAGAAGTTTAGACATGACATCATTTGACGGAAAAAAGTACATGTTaattaatattaacataaaagCAATTAGTATTGTCTTAATTATTCTTCCACGTAACACTAGGATAACTTAAATATAACTTGCCTTCTAGAAACGTTTGATAAACTTTAACATAGATTTATCTATATGTTTGTCTAAAACTATGAGCAGCGTTAAATACCACTGCTTCTGAAACTAACACGTCCTTATCTAATGCATCTGAATCATTCTCTTAAATCCTGAGGGAACTTTCCCTTCATCTGAGCCCCCGGGTTCTGGATGCCAGTGGGCTGGATCTGTGTCCACTCCAGGCATCGCTAGACTCTGGGCTCACACTTGACAAAGTTTTGCAACTGTCATCATTTTGATCATGATGCTTCCAGCTAGTGATGAAATCACTTTTCGGATCTTTGCCATAACACATCCTATACGACCATGGGAACCTGACTTGCAGAGGTTCTCACGCCTTCAGAACCAGGGAGCACGGGGAGGCCTGCCGGCACACGCCCGCTGACTTATCTAGCTGGCCCAGGCTGGCTGCAATCGCTTCCTGGCGGGCAGCAAGGAAATTGTGCTTTTATAGCCCAGAGCATACCTTCCCCCCAAGGTATGGACTGAACTCATAAAGAGTTACTCCACATTTTTCCCTCTAATAAGAGAGAAAGTTAGACGGAAAGCTAGGCTTAATGCTTAACATTATGTTCAACAGGCTCAGCTCTGACGCTGCCTTGTGGCTCCTGCAGCCGCACTGTGGAAGGAGGGGTCGGGAGCGGGGTGAGCCAGTGAGCGCCCGGGAGGGCCCCAGGACCCCCCCTCTGCAGTCACGGGCACAGGGCAGCCAAAAATCTCATTTCTCACCCAGAATAACGTGCCTCGCCACTCCTGCTCTGTAGAAACTCCTCACAAGAGAAGGGCCACAGGCATCAGCAGAAACCACTTCTTAGTAAATACACATCTTTGAAAGCACTGAATGAGGACAAAGTAGGTTAAGCGAGGCAGTTTGCGGTAGGGGTGGGGGATGCTTCTTTGTGTTTCTAAGGAAGAGGAATAAATGAGTAGAGAGACCAGGTTGCTGAGAACAAAATCAGAGAGAGCTTTCTCAGAAATGTACTGTATCCAAGTGGGAGCCCAGACTGCACCTGCCCCACGGTCCCGATGCTGCCGATGACCTCATCACAGTGTGTGGGAGGCGAGGAAAGGCACTGCAGGGAAACTACACTTTACTTTGTGAAAACAAGTCTCTTCAGTTTCCCATATGTGTTTCTCTACTTTTAAAAGGCCACTTTCCAGCTGAACGTTCTCGCCACCCCAAGGTCTAGAGGGGGATGCTGCACCCACGAACAAACAAGACTCAGGACTGACCTTGTCTGCTCTTTCCTTAAAGCAAAGCTGCACCTGAAAACAGTTTTCCCaaatcatttccttgctttttaactttattttgaagcTGACAACACTTAGAAGCCACAGGTCTTACGTGAAAGCGTGGGCCATGACTCCTCCCACGgccctccagcctccctgcccacacccctgctCCGAGATACAGTCACACCACAGGCTGGTCTGGGGCACCCTGCCGTGCCACTGGGGCCGTGCAAGATCCTCCCAGGCCTCACGTCTTTGTCCTCAGTTTCGGGTCCTGAGGCTGAGCGCCCCAGGGCCATAGGGAGCAGCCTGTGAAGGAAACCAGGCTGAGGCTCTGGGTAAGCCTGGGAGGGCAGGGGTCAGGGAGAGGAGGGCCCTCAGGGAAGGCACAGAAGGCCAGGGACACATGTAGCCCCTGCCAGGGCCCAAGGCCTAGGGGAGGTGATGCCTCCCACTGGCCCACCGCATGCCAAACACTTTGCCGAGAAGGGCCCAAAGCCCACCTCCTAAAGGGTAAAGGCTGGGCTGGAGTCCCACCACGGTCTGCCCATCTCTCATGCAGGCGCCGCTATTGGTAGGCAGGCACCCTGGGCCAGAAGGTTCTCAGCTGTCCACAGGCCGGGCAGGGTCCGGGCAAGGAACGTACTCCACGCCACTCACGAGGGGGGGTGGCGGTAACAGGGCAGCGAAGGAGAACGTTCAGTCACTCACACGGCTCAGAAACTCACCCCAATCGCATCTCAGAGCCACCTGAGTCAAGGTAAACACAGCACTTACATGCATAGCTGGGACCGCCGCCGTAAAGCGGACTTCCCATTTGATTCTGGAAGCAGCAGGTGGGACTGCACGTTTACACACTCCTCTTCCCTAAGCAGCCACACGCAGGACACAGCACGATGAAGCAGGACAGGACAAAGGGGCCACACCCAGGCCAGGCCCCTGTGGCCTTGGTCAGTGCAGTCAGTCGAGCACCACAGAAGCCATgaacaagggggggggggggggggggcccaacGGTCACTTGGCCTGAGTCTACAACCTCCCTGGCATCTGAGGCCTCAGGTCACAGGACAAAGATTCCCAAAACTCAGAGACGCACAGGTGTTCTCAGAGCCGGCACTAGCACACCCCACTCTTCGTAGCTCCAGGCCAACTCCTTCAGGTCAGACTTGAGCACACAGACACATGGTGGGGGCAGTTGGTGCTCATCTTTTCCTCGCACTGATGAGGCTGGGGACCCCTCCGTGCCTCCAGGTGACCTACTGTGAGGCTAAGGCTCTGCTCCTCCGTTGCAGCCCCCGCCGCAATGAGTGAGACCTCACCCGTCAGACCCACAGCACATGGAGGAGGCTGCGAATAGAGGCACTTGGAAAGGAAGcgaaggagaagcagcagctgcCAGATCGTAATCAGACAGGAGCCGGCAGCGACCGGACCAGCGAGGGGACCAGGACCTACCCCACAAGAAGGAACATGAGTCTTCTCAAAGAGCGAAAACCAAAAAAGCCGCATTACATCCCGAGGCCTCCAGGAAAACCCTTCAAGTATAAGTGTTTCCAGTGCCCTTTCACTTGCAATGAAAAGTCACACCTTTTCAACCACATGAAGTACGGTCTCTGCAAAAACTCCATCACTTTAGTGTCAGAGCAGGACCGAGTCCCCAAGTGCCCCAAGTCCAACTCTCTAGACCCGAAGCAGACAAATCAGCCAGACGCGGCAGCGAAGCCCACCTCGGCCAAGCCTGTCACCAACGGGCTCCCACACTTTGAGGCCAAACTCCAGCAAAGCCTTGCCAAGGACAACGTCAAGGAGAATGTGGAACTGCACGCACGTGGGCCCCACAGGTGCCCAGGACAGAAGCCTGCGCTCCACGAGGGAGCAGCACCCCTGAGTCCAGCTCCGGAAGCCACCAGAGGCACCCAGCCTGTGCTGGAAGGCGTTGTGCGGCCTTCAGCATTTGTCCCAGTGGGAGAGCACAGACTCAAAGGGCCAGAGCACACGGAGGCTCCTGAACTgctggccctgcccagccccacagCCAAAGCCACCTCCTTCCATGCCAAGTCCGCATTCCATGCTCCTGGGTATCCATGGAAAGCTGGGGCGCCCTTCCTCCCACCTGAGTTCCCACACAAAATCCCCTCTACAAAGGGGTTTAGTGCCATTTCCCCTTACATGCACCCCGCAATCCCAGAGTACCAGCCGCACTTCTACACAGAGCACGGACTGGCCACCGTCTACTCACCCTACCTACTTGCTGGGAACTCGCCCGAGTGTGATGCCCCCCTGCTGTCCGTCTACGGGGCCCAAGACCAGAGGCCCTTGCTGCCTCCCCCGGGGCCTGTCCCCAAGCACCTGAACCCGCCCTCAGCGTATGACCATTACAGGCTCTTCCAGCAGTACCACTCCAGCCTGCCAATTCCTTATGGGTTTTACAGACCAGAGTCTGCGTTCTCCTCCTACGGGCTCAGACTTCCACCTGTCACGGGCATGTCCAGGGATCACAGTTCTCAACTACTGGAAGAGGCCCTGCTCTACCCAGCCCTGAGTCCGTCCAAGTCAAGTCCTTCCAACACCCacaaaaaacacacagaatttGAGAAGGAGAGCCCAACTCCCGAGGCTAAAGACCCCTCCCAAGATGGGCAGCGGGATACAGAGGGAACCAAAATGAGCCCTCGCGCAGGCAGCGCAGCCACTGGCTCCCCGGGAAGGCCGAGTCCCACCAACTTCACACAGACGAGTCAGCCGTGTGCCGGGCTGTGCGGCCTCTCGGACAAGCCAGGCGCCAGCACCCTGGGAAGGCCCCATCAGCCTGAGCACAGCCTGACAGCCTTCAAACCTGTCAAGAAAAGCACAGAGCACCCACATTCCcaggctctggaaaacagagaagagtccccaaaaaggtaagaaaatttcattttcaagatcTCCAAAGCATGTCTCTGATTGTACTCCATTAGCCAAGCTCATACTTGCTCAAAATCCTTTAGACAGTAACTTTTCTAAGCAAGGTTCCTATTAAggcctctctttgcctcttccagcctTGACGCCATGAACGGGGATGCTCCAGGCGAGACCAGAAGCGCCTCTCATGATCCAGAGGCCACACCTCTCAGCCCAGAGGACGGCCCCCGGGCGGCCCCGCTGAACCTCTCTAAGAAACCAGAGACCAAAGCGGCCACTCACAGCCCCGTGTACAAGGACTTTGCAGAGGTGCAGGACATGCCTCTCAACCTCTCGGTGAAGGACCCCTGTAACGCCCTCACTCCAAGACCTCCCTTCCACAGCCCGCCGCAAGAGGCAGAACCTGCCCCCGCCGCCGCTCAGAACAGTGACGTGGAATGTCCCAAAGATGGGCCAGAACACGCCCAGGCGAACCAAAGCAGCCTCGATGCAGCGGAGGTGCCACCAACAATGGCCTCCGCGAAGGCGCAGGACGTGGGAGCGCTGGACAGCGGCGATGAGCAGAAGCAGACGGCGGCCGTGGCCCTCTGCCAGCTGGCCGCCTGCAGCCCCGTGGACGTGCGGGCCGGCGCCGGGGAGCCCACGGCCCCAGAGTCCGCCTGCCCACAAGACGCCCCCACTCTCGGTGCCACGGAAAACCCGGAGGCTCAGTGTGACCTCAGACCCAGAGGGCAAAAGAGGACGAGCCCCAGAGAAGCAGGGAAGTCCCAGCAAGGAGCGAAGAAGACGAAGCCCAGCGACACGGCCCGAGTGTTTACCCTCCGGAAAAGAACGCGGGTGTCTTAGCGCCGGCCCCCACCAATGGGCACACACCTTCCCGAGTCGCTCACAACCGCAGCGAGTCTTCCCGGGCACCTTAGACTTCCCTGGCCAGTCCTTCCGATGCAGCTCCCTTCTCCtcaggaaaggaggcagggaagaagggagagagagggagagagaaaggaaggaagaaggaagggagggagggagaaaggcaggaaggggggagggagggagggagagaaagaaagagagaaagaagctgcAATTCAGGTTTTGAAAATATCAAGCAAGAATATTCAAAGGTGTTTCTACTTTtggttgtaaaaaaaatatttaaatgactcACACCCTTACGACTGATGAGTTCAACATTgactttcatttttgtaaaatgtcaagTGGAATGCACAGATTAAAAGACAGCTTTTAAATGTAACCCACTTTAtaggaaaactattaaaaatacttataaatatcTTAGCACTAGAATAAATTGCTTTTAACTGTTTTGCTATCAAACCTACTGTGTGttttgaaataaagaacaattactggaaaaatataccataaaaaaaaatgcttccagtTCTGTCAAAGTGCTATATGTAAAATTATGCGATGTGTTATGAGCGAAAATACACAAACATCAAGAGGctatttatacaaataatttatttccagGTCGGAACACGTATTGCTGGCGAAGCTATTGCTAACGTGCTCTACTTCTGTGCGATGTTACAAAGAACTTTCTGACTTGTTcagcctccttttcctttttccaaaatgATGTATATATGGCTAATTTTCCAATAAACTCATAGGTGACGTTAACAATACATGAATTCTGTGTTATGCTTCAATCTGCCACAAGAGCGGAGGCAGCAGTGAGACGGAGAAAAAGCGGCCTGCTGTGCGGGCACGAGCACGTGGGTGCACCAGTGCATGCCAGGCGGCTGGCGGCCTCCAAGTCCGGGCACGCACCCCCCCCTGGGGCTCCCCAGACCTCAGGCTCCCCGAGCCTCAGTCCATCGGACTGCCGCCTGCACACCGGCCTGTGGGCCTTCACAGGACCCCCTCCTCCCACTTTTCAAGAGGGCCTGCCCTCTGACACGTGGCAGTGCAGGGCTCAGGTGTGCCTTCAGACCACGTGCCACTGACCCCGAACGCACGCTGTTAGGACTCAAAGCCGAGCCCTCGTGCACTCCGCTCACCACACGCCAGAGCGCTATCATCCCCAGATGCCAGAATGTTTTGACAAAGAGCAAACCATACGTCAGAGGCGGTGTTCTAGGCTCAGGACCCAAAGCCAGGCGCCCTGCATACAGACTCTCGCCTCCTACTCTACACACAAGAACGCAGACCTTGTGTGTCCAGGGCCCAAGGACTCCGAGAACACCGTGCTTTACAGCTCACCCAAAGTGTCAGGCTTCCCCGTAAGTGGTGAGAAGAGGAACCAGGGACAGTTTACGACCATCCAGCCCTCCTGGGACAGCGCGGCACGGGAGCAGGTACAGCCTCGGGGCTCTCGGGAGGGCAGAGGCCATCACTTCCTGCAGGTTTTCGCTGTGGAACTGTGTGTGCCTGCAGCACGACTGACCCCTCCTACTGCAATCCCCCAAGGTCACATGCAACAGACACAGACACGGAGGCCCAACAGTCCCTTCGCATCTGTGTCTAAAAGCGCCACTGCAGGCCGAGGTCTCTGGAGCGAGGCAACGGCCTTACTGCTGCTCTAATTACGTCAGAGCTGTAAGTTTTTAACctttatgtataaaaaataataaacccagaGAAAGTTAAATACGTAACTTTCCCGTGAGCCATCAATTTTACTCCCAGGCACACGCCTCAGACAGGTCAAAGCAAGGGCTCCAACAGTACGGGGACGCCAGTGCTCAGAGAAACgctattcacaatagtcaaaacatgaaagcaagggacacctgggtggctcagtgggttaagtgtctgactcttgatttcggctcaggtcacgatggcacagttcatgagatcaaggcccatgtccatgcagagcctgcttgtgattctctctctccctctccctccctctcaaagcacgtaaacatttttttaaaaagagatgaagcaACACACGCCTCACTGACAGGTGAACAGGTAAATAAAACGTGGCCACCTTACGGCAGAGTATTACCCAGctggaaaaaggaatgaaagtctGCACCTGCTACCGCGTGGATTAACCATGAAGACAGtgtgctcagtgaaagaagctggACAGGAAAGGACAAATCTTATACAAGCCCACTAGACGAGACACTGACAACAGGCAAATctgcagaggcagacagaggagtggttagcaggggctgcaggggaggggagaggggagtttAGCGGAGACACAGTCTCAGTCAGGATGATGAAAAGTTTTCAGAAATAGTGATAATGGTTGTACTAACTATAAATACCAGTAagttatacacttaaaaacagcATGGCAAATGTCTATGTCATATATAttctataatgttttttaaaaataatatactaaaACCATTGAATCGCATGAATAGGTAAACTGTATGTTAGGTGAACTATggctcaataaagctgaaaaaaaattctaaagggGTCCTTGAACTCGCAACAAAGAGGGGAACAAATGCTGACCACAACCTTTCTGAGCAGTCTTACCCCATCACCAGCTCTGGTATTCAGCACAACGCGACACTCCACGGGGCAGGAAGACACAGGTGGGCGTGAAATGAAGCACACACACTCATCAGGGAGAAGACACTTTAATTCAGTAGGCTAGAACAAGCACTGCACGTGCGAAGTCAAAGATGTCTCCTTACGGTGTTCTCTTTTCTCGAAGACTGGAATGTCCAACGGTTCAAAATGTACAAAGgttaaaaatcagtaaggacctggggcacatgggtggctcagtcgggtgtgTGTTCGACTccagcttaggtcctgatctcgcagtttgtgggttcaagccccacgtcgggcttcctgctgtcaccacagagcctggagcctgcttcggatcttctgccttcctccccgcccccacttgtgctgtctctctcaaaaataaataaaacactaaaaaaaaaatcagtaaggacttGGTCCTGGGAACAGGAAGGAGCCAGGATTGTCCGGAGCACCAGGAAGTGTAACCCCACTCAGGGCCCAGTTGCTCCCTTGGGGACTGAGGTACACACCACAGGCCTGTGGGGAACGACAAGGTCAGGAGAGGTCAGCGCTCTCCAATAGGAGAGCTGTGGTAACAGCCAGGCCCCACGGCGCCACTGCCAGGGGGAGAGTGCAGCAGCAACACCAGCGTGGCCCCATCTGGGGACATGGGACCACCTGCCTCTATGGCTGACATCGGCTTGaggaccccagccccaccccacccacagcccTCAGGGCGGACAGTAGCTTGCCAGCCTTCCTGTTTGCTCTCATGGGCACCTCCCTAATAGAGTCTCTACACACTTAATCCTGTCTCGACATCTGTCTCCACTCAGAGGATCCAGTCAAATGCTAGTTTTCGGATGACATCACAAATCAGTCCCTCCACCGCCACAACAACCACTAAGCCAGCAAAAACTGATACACTCAACTTGTTCAGAACTCGAAAATCTCATCAGAAACTTGCAGAAACCAGAAGAGTGCGTAGGAAGAAAGAGTACAAAATTCCAGCATTTAAGGACATCTGTCGGGTCACTGGCTGGCTGCAGGCATTACAGAACCAAACCTTCAGAGACCAGACACAACAAGGAATACAGGTGCTGCAAACAGACTGGAAAAAGTCACTAATAGACAACAATCACCTTCAACAAATAACAGCGTCCCCCTGAGGACGGGGGAGAAcctgatttccagagttaccaCATTATAGGATTATAGTATTCAAAGTGtccagtttcaaaaaaaaaaaaaagcacaaagcgtacaaagaaacagaaaagaatggcctgttcaaaggaaaaaagaaaagcagagaaactgTCCCGAGGAAGCCCAGACATTATAGTAAAGCCAGAGACTTTTAACAGATTCCTCAGATATCTCAAAGAGCTGAAGGAAACCAAGAGAACAGTGCTGAAAGAAACATGGAATgtcaaaaaagagacaaaaactataaaaagagacCAAACAAATTCTGAAACTGAAGACACACCATCACTGACACGAAAATCTCAGTCGAGCTGTGCGGTAACAGACCTGAACACGCGCAAGCGGGAGTCCGTGAGCCAGAAGACAGGCAGGCCGCGGGCCCACCCAGTCTGCAGAgctgagaagaggaagaatgaaCAAGCGCCGGGCCCGCTGCCTGCGCCTCGGCCTGCAGGCCTGGCGCCGGCCTCCCCGGGCAGGAGACACACAGCGCCGCCAGGCCCCACCGGGCACAGCCAGGCCTGC
The genomic region above belongs to Suricata suricatta isolate VVHF042 chromosome 17, meerkat_22Aug2017_6uvM2_HiC, whole genome shotgun sequence and contains:
- the ZNF750 gene encoding zinc finger protein 750 — encoded protein: MSLLKERKPKKPHYIPRPPGKPFKYKCFQCPFTCNEKSHLFNHMKYGLCKNSITLVSEQDRVPKCPKSNSLDPKQTNQPDAAAKPTSAKPVTNGLPHFEAKLQQSLAKDNVKENVELHARGPHRCPGQKPALHEGAAPLSPAPEATRGTQPVLEGVVRPSAFVPVGEHRLKGPEHTEAPELLALPSPTAKATSFHAKSAFHAPGYPWKAGAPFLPPEFPHKIPSTKGFSAISPYMHPAIPEYQPHFYTEHGLATVYSPYLLAGNSPECDAPLLSVYGAQDQRPLLPPPGPVPKHLNPPSAYDHYRLFQQYHSSLPIPYGFYRPESAFSSYGLRLPPVTGMSRDHSSQLLEEALLYPALSPSKSSPSNTHKKHTEFEKESPTPEAKDPSQDGQRDTEGTKMSPRAGSAATGSPGRPSPTNFTQTSQPCAGLCGLSDKPGASTLGRPHQPEHSLTAFKPVKKSTEHPHSQALENREESPKSLDAMNGDAPGETRSASHDPEATPLSPEDGPRAAPLNLSKKPETKAATHSPVYKDFAEVQDMPLNLSVKDPCNALTPRPPFHSPPQEAEPAPAAAQNSDVECPKDGPEHAQANQSSLDAAEVPPTMASAKAQDVGALDSGDEQKQTAAVALCQLAACSPVDVRAGAGEPTAPESACPQDAPTLGATENPEAQCDLRPRGQKRTSPREAGKSQQGAKKTKPSDTARVFTLRKRTRVS